From the genome of Candidatus Paceibacterota bacterium, one region includes:
- a CDS encoding site-2 protease family protein: protein MEVLSLIFIIIIFLFSVIVHEVAHGLTADSLGDPTPRLAGRLTLNPIPHLDPIGSFIVPLFLILMSIGTGGGFVFGWAKPVPVNPYNFRDKKYGDLKVGAAGVIANLILALIFGIPIRFLPQNIAFFQNISTFFAYVVWINLLLAVFNLFPLPPFDGSHIVGTFFPAFKRKMEANPSIQFISIIGAVFFLLYIGGPLIIEPLFKLITGAGTLL, encoded by the coding sequence ATGGAAGTTTTAAGTTTAATTTTTATTATAATAATTTTTTTGTTTTCGGTCATAGTACACGAAGTAGCCCATGGCCTTACAGCAGACTCCTTGGGCGATCCTACTCCACGACTAGCAGGAAGACTTACTTTAAACCCTATTCCTCATCTTGATCCTATAGGATCATTTATTGTGCCTCTTTTTTTAATCTTAATGAGTATTGGAACTGGCGGAGGATTTGTTTTTGGATGGGCAAAACCCGTACCAGTCAATCCATACAATTTTCGCGATAAAAAATACGGTGATTTAAAAGTTGGAGCTGCTGGAGTTATTGCAAATCTCATTCTTGCCTTAATTTTTGGAATCCCAATAAGATTCTTGCCCCAAAATATTGCATTTTTCCAAAATATAAGCACGTTTTTTGCATATGTTGTTTGGATTAATCTCCTATTAGCGGTATTCAACCTCTTTCCTTTACCTCCTTTTGACGGATCACATATTGTAGGCACTTTTTTTCCTGCTTTTAAAAGGAAAATGGAGGCTAATCCTTCAATTCAGTTTATATCAATCATTGGTGCAGTATTTTTCCTTTTGTATATCGGAGGTCCATTAATTATCGAACCACTTTTTAAATTGATAACGGGAGCGGGAACTCTTCTTTAG
- a CDS encoding nucleotidyltransferase domain-containing protein encodes MLYKIDKNGFVVNEANPKKVQPYYKKILVEINKLYNEKLGGNLISIYIRGSVSVGKAKPGISDIDSIAVTKKELPREELLWIIKASKRLEKKYPKAGFFDLTVVSLEELKKSKNYKNLRVYLKTQSFLLDGENILSQLPDVTPGKELAMQLYGDLPAELEILKNIFAGKIRDREYLFQKRPTEFWCIWTTRVLLRAGLGVVMTKRPVYSQDLKTCYAVFTKEYPQYKKEMKQLFVWSIKPISNKKKVFAFLNNFTPKFLELWQQNIKNN; translated from the coding sequence ATGCTGTACAAAATAGACAAAAATGGTTTTGTTGTGAATGAAGCTAATCCTAAAAAGGTTCAGCCATATTACAAAAAAATTTTGGTGGAAATAAACAAATTATATAATGAGAAATTGGGCGGCAATTTGATAAGCATTTATATTAGGGGAAGCGTCAGCGTGGGCAAAGCAAAGCCTGGAATTTCCGACATTGACAGCATCGCCGTAACAAAAAAAGAACTACCCAGAGAGGAACTTTTGTGGATTATCAAGGCGTCAAAAAGATTGGAAAAAAAGTATCCGAAAGCAGGTTTTTTTGACCTCACGGTCGTATCTTTAGAAGAGCTGAAAAAATCGAAGAATTATAAAAACCTTAGAGTATATCTTAAAACCCAGTCGTTTCTTTTGGACGGAGAAAATATTTTATCCCAATTGCCGGATGTTACTCCGGGCAAAGAATTAGCTATGCAACTTTACGGAGATTTGCCGGCAGAATTGGAAATTTTGAAAAATATATTTGCCGGGAAAATAAGAGATAGGGAATATCTTTTTCAAAAAAGACCGACTGAATTTTGGTGCATCTGGACGACAAGAGTTTTACTAAGAGCGGGGTTGGGCGTCGTAATGACAAAGAGACCCGTTTATTCCCAAGATTTAAAAACATGTTATGCTGTTTTTACAAAAGAATATCCCCAATATAAAAAAGAGATGAAGCAGTTGTTTGTATGGTCAATCAAACCAATCAGTAACAAAAAAAAGGTGTTTGCTTTTTTAAATAATTTTACCCCGAAATTTTTAGAATTGTGGCAACAAAATATTAAAAACAATTAA
- a CDS encoding GIY-YIG nuclease family protein: MHYTYILLSSKSHIFYFGSTNNLKNRLKLHNSGKVPSTKPYLPWKLVWYCAFEGEKQARDFELYLKTGSGKAFAYKRLVSVALAKDFENGRKGHPKL; encoded by the coding sequence ATGCACTACACATATATATTATTAAGCTCAAAATCTCATATTTTCTACTTTGGGTCTACTAATAATTTAAAGAATAGACTAAAATTACATAATTCTGGCAAGGTGCCGTCGACTAAACCATATTTACCTTGGAAATTAGTATGGTATTGCGCCTTTGAAGGAGAGAAACAAGCGAGAGATTTTGAGCTTTATTTAAAAACGGGTTCGGGTAAAGCGTTTGCTTATAAAAGATTAGTTTCAGTAGCTTTAGCGAAGGATTTTGAAAATGGGAGAAAAGGTCATCCGAAACTTTAG
- a CDS encoding helix-turn-helix transcriptional regulator yields the protein MSNEKSTIAKNIKKLRKQRGLSQDKLSKLADISHNTVIKIESGAIQSPTMDTASKIAKALGVTLDDLMK from the coding sequence ATGTCAAACGAAAAATCAACAATAGCAAAAAACATTAAAAAGTTACGGAAGCAACGGGGTTTGTCGCAGGACAAATTGTCCAAACTTGCCGATATTTCGCACAATACAGTTATTAAAATTGAGTCCGGAGCGATACAAAGTCCGACAATGGATACGGCAAGCAAAATCGCCAAGGCGTTGGGTGTTACTTTGGACGATTTAATGAAATAA
- a CDS encoding ABC transporter permease subunit, with the protein MIAQNQTSIETFVPTPLTIINTFATSGSIIVLELKHTLFRAMIGLLIGLALAFSFFFIFVLFSSIRFGLLPLAFAINSFPVIGFAPLIVLTFGQGSTISIIFIAALISYFPILIGLDSTFKQVDKESIEMMNVLNANKRQMLTKIFLPASLPNLFTSLKLAIPASIIGATIGEWLGVRTGIGQLITVALYQLKPGLLYAALLSVTVVSIFIVWIISLLEKKVVPWKYYHN; encoded by the coding sequence ATGATTGCACAGAATCAGACGTCCATTGAAACTTTTGTGCCGACGCCTTTGACCATTATAAACACATTCGCAACTAGCGGATCAATTATAGTATTGGAATTGAAACATACTTTGTTTAGAGCAATGATCGGGCTGTTAATTGGACTTGCTTTAGCTTTTTCGTTTTTCTTTATTTTCGTATTGTTCTCATCTATAAGATTTGGTCTGCTTCCTTTAGCTTTTGCTATTAATTCTTTTCCGGTCATCGGTTTCGCTCCGCTTATAGTTCTTACGTTTGGACAAGGCTCGACGATTTCAATAATATTTATAGCAGCTCTTATAAGCTATTTCCCGATATTAATTGGACTGGACAGCACATTTAAGCAAGTAGATAAGGAATCGATTGAAATGATGAATGTGCTTAATGCAAATAAAAGGCAGATGCTGACTAAAATTTTTTTGCCCGCCTCTTTACCAAATTTATTTACGTCTTTAAAATTAGCCATACCCGCCAGCATTATAGGTGCGACAATAGGCGAGTGGCTTGGTGTAAGAACGGGCATAGGACAATTAATTACCGTAGCCTTATATCAATTGAAGCCAGGATTATTGTACGCTGCTCTGTTGTCGGTTACGGTTGTAAGCATTTTTATAGTTTGGATTATTTCTTTATTAGAAAAAAAGGTTGTTCCCTGGAAGTATTACCATAATTAA
- a CDS encoding ABC transporter ATP-binding protein gives MKNKSMNAPVIDIKNISKSYTKKGRPVEVLKNISFSINDGEVVAMVGPSGCGKTTILKIICGLIKPDCGNIKYQNNDISYALQKCLVGYIPQSLSLLSFRTVRKNIMLPLEVLRIKNCERSDELISLCELQKYTNYYPHQLSGGMRQKVAIARALSYKPKILLMDEPMASLDEMIKEKLNEELLKIKDSTKSTIIYVTHNIEEAVFLSNRVVILSETPGTIIDVVSISLPDKRDSSLRSDPAFFQEVTKIRKILQNK, from the coding sequence ATGAAAAATAAAAGTATGAATGCGCCCGTCATCGACATAAAAAATATTAGCAAAAGCTATACAAAGAAAGGACGCCCTGTTGAAGTTTTGAAAAACATATCTTTTTCGATAAATGACGGAGAGGTTGTGGCTATGGTCGGTCCGTCTGGTTGCGGTAAAACAACGATACTAAAAATAATTTGCGGCTTAATAAAGCCTGATTGTGGGAATATAAAATATCAGAATAACGACATTTCTTATGCTCTCCAAAAATGTTTGGTAGGGTACATCCCACAATCACTATCTCTCCTTTCTTTCAGAACTGTGCGCAAAAATATAATGCTGCCTCTAGAAGTCTTGAGGATTAAGAACTGCGAGAGATCGGATGAATTAATTTCGCTCTGCGAGCTTCAAAAATATACAAATTATTATCCTCATCAACTTTCAGGGGGTATGCGGCAAAAGGTTGCAATTGCCCGAGCGTTGTCATATAAGCCAAAGATATTACTTATGGATGAGCCGATGGCTTCGCTTGATGAAATGATTAAGGAAAAATTAAACGAAGAACTCTTAAAAATAAAAGATTCTACAAAATCCACGATAATTTATGTTACACATAATATTGAAGAAGCTGTTTTTCTATCCAACAGAGTGGTTATATTATCCGAAACTCCGGGGACAATAATTGATGTGGTGAGTATATCTCTTCCGGACAAAAGAGATTCGTCGTTGCGATCCGACCCCGCATTTTTTCAAGAGGTAACGAAAATAAGAAAAATTTTACAGAACAAATGA
- a CDS encoding Type 1 glutamine amidotransferase-like domain-containing protein — MKFYLSSYKIGNETDKLKAMISTNNKRTAYISNALDFSNDLERRKQSEQADIGQLNGVGLSDIEKIDLRDYFGKKAELEKKISEFGVIWVRGGNCFVLRQAMKVSGFDEILKGLLKKEGVLYGGYSAGICVLAPTLKGMELVDDPNVKPYENQKETIWEGVGILDYTIVPHYKSNHPESAKVDETVEYMGKNKIPFKSLRDGEVIIIE; from the coding sequence ATGAAATTTTATCTGTCATCTTATAAAATCGGTAATGAAACCGACAAATTAAAAGCCATGATTTCGACAAACAACAAAAGAACCGCATATATTTCCAATGCGCTTGATTTTTCAAACGATTTGGAAAGGAGAAAACAAAGCGAACAAGCTGATATTGGGCAATTGAATGGGGTTGGATTAAGCGATATAGAAAAAATAGATTTGAGAGATTATTTTGGCAAGAAGGCCGAGTTGGAGAAAAAAATCTCTGAATTCGGCGTAATTTGGGTTCGCGGGGGGAATTGTTTTGTTTTAAGGCAAGCCATGAAAGTAAGCGGGTTTGACGAAATTTTGAAAGGTTTACTAAAAAAAGAAGGCGTTCTTTATGGTGGATATAGCGCAGGAATCTGTGTGTTAGCTCCAACACTGAAGGGCATGGAATTGGTGGATGATCCAAACGTTAAGCCATATGAAAATCAAAAAGAAACTATTTGGGAAGGAGTTGGCATTTTGGATTATACGATAGTGCCGCACTATAAATCTAACCATCCCGAATCGGCAAAAGTAGACGAAACCGTTGAATATATGGGAAAAAATAAAATCCCATTTAAGTCCCTGCGGGACGGCGAAGTAATAATTATTGAATAA
- the dnaG gene encoding DNA primase encodes MPSQIDEIREKLDIVQVLSEYLQLKKTGANFRANCPFHSEKKPSFFVSPSKQIFKCFGCGASGDVFKFVMQIEGLEFKDALPILARKAGVELRREPIKERTERQKIYDICELATKFFEKQIESNKGKRVKEYLKKRGMDDKTIKEWRIGYSPNTWQGLSDFLVGKGFKREQVIKAGLAIDPEKENKTPYDRFRGRIMFPIFDLQSNPVGFGGRIFEKEEETDPAKYINTPNTIVYDKSRILYGLNKAKVDIRKKEKAILVEGYTDVILSNKAGVTNIVSSSGTSLTPYQLKILSRYTKNLTFGFDMDIAGESATKRGIDIAQLLEFDIKIVPLPKEKDPADVIKENPEEWKKLTEKAKPIIEFYFEKAFSQFDKNTLEGKKQISQLLLPFFARIQNKIEESECISRLAKELKLKEEALWEELRKIRKEHKETSNFQEYTLSEEVLPEKEEKNLRTRQRKIEERFLMLILKGFKCEKEKFPCKFSFDEGQKIFNCILEEKKVPKELKSFLNELELQFEVEKEEKGEIDLEKEAKFCINSLKTIKKEREIRKITEKLKDAEEKKDKKKVIKLLNQIKEIQSI; translated from the coding sequence ATGCCATCACAAATTGACGAAATAAGAGAAAAACTAGACATAGTACAAGTTCTCTCAGAATATTTGCAGCTCAAAAAAACAGGGGCAAATTTCAGAGCCAACTGTCCTTTTCATTCTGAAAAAAAACCGTCCTTTTTTGTTTCTCCTTCAAAACAAATTTTTAAATGCTTTGGATGTGGAGCAAGCGGAGATGTATTCAAATTTGTAATGCAGATTGAGGGACTTGAGTTTAAAGATGCCCTTCCAATTTTGGCAAGAAAAGCTGGCGTTGAACTTAGACGAGAACCTATAAAAGAAAGAACTGAAAGACAAAAAATATATGATATTTGTGAACTTGCGACAAAATTCTTTGAAAAACAAATAGAAAGTAATAAAGGAAAAAGAGTAAAAGAATATCTTAAAAAAAGGGGAATGGATGATAAAACTATAAAGGAATGGAGGATTGGATACTCCCCCAATACATGGCAAGGACTTTCTGATTTCTTAGTAGGAAAAGGATTTAAAAGAGAACAAGTAATTAAAGCTGGACTTGCTATAGATCCAGAAAAAGAAAATAAAACTCCCTACGACAGATTCCGTGGAAGAATAATGTTTCCAATTTTTGATTTACAAAGCAATCCTGTGGGATTTGGCGGAAGAATATTTGAAAAAGAAGAAGAAACAGATCCCGCAAAATATATAAATACACCAAATACCATAGTTTATGACAAAAGTAGAATTCTTTATGGCCTAAATAAAGCAAAAGTAGACATTAGAAAGAAAGAAAAAGCAATTTTAGTTGAAGGATACACAGATGTTATTTTAAGCAATAAAGCTGGGGTAACAAATATCGTTTCCTCCTCCGGGACCAGCCTTACTCCCTATCAACTGAAAATTCTTTCAAGATATACAAAAAATTTAACTTTTGGTTTTGATATGGACATTGCGGGAGAAAGTGCTACAAAAAGAGGAATTGATATTGCGCAGCTTCTTGAATTTGACATTAAAATAGTTCCATTACCAAAAGAAAAAGATCCCGCTGACGTTATAAAAGAAAACCCAGAAGAGTGGAAAAAATTAACAGAAAAAGCAAAGCCGATAATTGAATTTTATTTTGAAAAAGCTTTTTCACAATTTGATAAAAACACTCTTGAGGGGAAAAAACAAATTTCCCAGCTTCTTCTACCCTTCTTTGCTAGAATTCAAAATAAAATTGAGGAATCTGAATGTATCTCGCGACTTGCAAAAGAATTAAAATTAAAAGAAGAAGCGCTTTGGGAAGAATTAAGAAAAATAAGAAAAGAACATAAAGAAACATCTAATTTCCAAGAATATACTCTCTCGGAAGAAGTATTGCCCGAAAAAGAAGAAAAAAACCTTAGAACAAGGCAAAGAAAAATAGAAGAAAGATTTTTAATGTTGATTCTGAAGGGATTTAAATGTGAGAAAGAAAAATTTCCCTGTAAATTCTCTTTTGACGAGGGACAAAAAATATTTAATTGTATTTTGGAAGAAAAAAAGGTACCCAAGGAATTAAAATCATTTTTGAATGAACTAGAACTACAGTTCGAAGTTGAAAAAGAAGAAAAAGGCGAAATAGACCTTGAGAAAGAAGCTAAATTTTGTATAAATTCTCTTAAGACAATAAAAAAAGAAAGGGAAATTAGGAAAATTACAGAAAAGCTTAAAGATGCCGAAGAGAAAAAAGATAAAAAGAAAGTTATAAAATTATTAAATCAAATTAAAGAAATACAAAGTATATGA
- a CDS encoding His/Gly/Thr/Pro-type tRNA ligase C-terminal domain-containing protein gives MKKTQRQEISESIQSRFIILDAEGNETEISSPPQDLPVLEQNPSLMAMVRAEIIKGLTGVELPSIRAMQDLELVDYEPASDKGHFRFYPKGALIFDLLHRWAEEIALERLEAYSIETPIIYDWNEPDIRSQAEAFHEHHYIVRLPDKPEKEFILRFAGDFGLFRMMRDAQLTHRHLPVRLYEFAPSFRYESSGNLSGLKRLRGFWMPDIHSFCLNLEQGVAEYQELYRRYTDLANGTGCSYAVAFRVVKDFYKTHKTEIVEMIKYSGAPAFIEILSEMKHYWVLKHEINTIDGTGGVCQTSTVQLDIKDASLYGINYIDPSGQKHGCTIVHSSIGSPERWIFSILEDALKKDPPTLPLWLSPTQVRIIPVSEKKHIDFCVGVARDLKQHRIRVDVDERSEKMGWRIRAAEREWIPYIVVCGDKEQEGAPLSMRVRGGKQIQTSVSDLADLIHRQTSEMPFRSLPGMLVSKRPVFRGRD, from the coding sequence ATGAAGAAGACTCAACGTCAGGAAATATCAGAATCGATCCAATCCAGGTTTATTATCCTTGATGCAGAAGGAAATGAGACCGAAATCTCATCCCCACCGCAGGATCTGCCCGTTTTGGAACAGAACCCGAGCCTTATGGCTATGGTTCGTGCAGAGATTATAAAAGGATTGACGGGAGTCGAACTCCCGTCAATCCGAGCAATGCAGGATCTCGAACTGGTGGACTACGAGCCGGCCAGTGACAAGGGCCATTTTCGCTTCTACCCCAAGGGTGCGTTGATCTTCGATCTGTTGCACCGCTGGGCTGAAGAGATCGCCCTGGAACGCCTCGAGGCCTACTCCATCGAAACCCCGATCATCTACGATTGGAACGAGCCAGATATCCGTAGCCAAGCGGAGGCGTTCCATGAGCACCACTACATCGTCCGCTTGCCCGACAAGCCGGAAAAAGAGTTTATTCTCCGATTCGCCGGTGACTTCGGACTTTTCAGGATGATGCGGGATGCTCAGCTCACTCACAGACATCTGCCTGTCCGGCTCTACGAGTTCGCACCGAGCTTCCGCTACGAATCAAGCGGAAACCTTTCGGGTTTGAAGAGACTCAGGGGCTTCTGGATGCCCGACATCCACAGCTTCTGCCTCAACCTTGAACAGGGCGTGGCGGAGTATCAGGAACTCTACCGTCGCTACACCGACCTCGCAAACGGGACGGGTTGTAGTTATGCGGTCGCCTTCAGGGTGGTGAAGGATTTCTACAAGACTCACAAGACCGAAATCGTCGAGATGATCAAGTACAGTGGCGCTCCGGCGTTCATTGAGATCCTCTCGGAGATGAAACACTACTGGGTGCTCAAGCACGAAATCAACACCATTGACGGCACCGGCGGCGTCTGCCAAACTTCGACCGTTCAGCTCGACATAAAAGATGCCTCTCTTTACGGCATCAACTATATCGATCCGTCCGGACAGAAGCATGGCTGCACCATCGTGCACAGTTCGATCGGGTCCCCCGAAAGGTGGATCTTCTCGATCCTTGAAGACGCCCTGAAGAAGGATCCGCCGACTCTGCCGTTGTGGCTCTCGCCTACCCAGGTGAGAATCATTCCGGTCTCCGAAAAGAAACACATTGACTTCTGCGTCGGAGTTGCCCGCGACTTGAAGCAACACCGAATCAGGGTCGATGTCGACGAACGGAGCGAGAAGATGGGCTGGCGCATCCGCGCGGCCGAACGGGAATGGATCCCGTACATCGTGGTTTGTGGCGACAAAGAGCAAGAAGGCGCTCCTCTCTCGATGCGAGTAAGAGGAGGAAAGCAGATCCAGACCAGTGTGTCTGATCTCGCCGACCTGATCCATCGCCAGACTTCCGAAATGCCGTTCAGATCTTTGCCTGGAATGCTGGTCTCCAAAAGACCCGTGTTCAGGGGCAGGGACTAA
- a CDS encoding flavodoxin family protein → MKTLVIFDSNFGNTKKIAEVIANEMGENAKVVSVADFDIEDLEGTNLLIVGSPINGFRPTEKINKFLANLAKNQLKGIKAASFDTRVKLFIHGDAAKKISKKLKDAGAEIIVEPQAFYVKGKEGPLLAGEIEKAKNWAREIKSKL, encoded by the coding sequence ATGAAAACATTAGTTATTTTTGATTCAAATTTTGGGAATACAAAAAAGATTGCAGAGGTAATTGCGAATGAAATGGGCGAGAACGCAAAAGTGGTATCTGTTGCCGATTTTGATATTGAAGATTTAGAGGGAACGAATTTACTTATTGTTGGAAGTCCAATTAATGGATTCAGGCCAACAGAAAAAATAAATAAATTTTTAGCAAATCTTGCCAAAAACCAGCTAAAAGGAATTAAAGCTGCAAGTTTTGACACAAGAGTGAAACTTTTTATTCACGGAGACGCGGCAAAGAAAATATCCAAAAAGCTTAAAGATGCCGGGGCTGAAATTATAGTAGAGCCCCAAGCATTTTATGTAAAAGGCAAAGAAGGACCATTGCTTGCGGGCGAGATAGAAAAAGCAAAAAATTGGGCAAGAGAAATAAAGTCAAAATTATAA
- a CDS encoding His/Gly/Thr/Pro-type tRNA ligase C-terminal domain-containing protein gives MKTPVDVMHAPASCFFVLNSSGVEEALPVNGNYEQFDHGLSKLIMATVGSDKSVHFARHMDIIQRLEWADYEPASDKGHFRYYPNGALVYQLLVEWCEQVAVDAFGALPLRTPFLYLSDSQAVKDQIGMFEKNVYPVYGGRNHEEFVLRFNDDLGLFAVMKDSQLTHRHLPFRIYEHTPSFRYIQSGTLAGISKGRYFSLTDVHSFCADMKQGFAEYAEIQKILTAVAKGVGINLAIHFKVTRDFYPTAKATMVAMLSSREKMLVEMIPSQRQYWAMKHIACTDHPQRLFHVQFDLDNSGRFGIKYIASNGSQKNCVIIHTALGTPERWMVIAIEDALKKDPPTLPLWLSPTQVRIIPVSEKKHIDFCVGVARDLKQHRIRVDVDERSEKMGWRIRAAEREWIPYIVVCGDKEQEGAPLSMRVRGGKQIQTSVSDLADLIHRQTSEMPFRSLPGMLVSKRPVFRGRD, from the coding sequence ATGAAAACCCCGGTAGATGTAATGCACGCGCCTGCCTCCTGTTTCTTCGTTCTGAATTCTTCGGGCGTTGAGGAGGCGTTGCCGGTTAACGGCAACTACGAACAGTTCGACCACGGACTCAGCAAGCTTATTATGGCAACGGTCGGGTCTGACAAGTCCGTCCACTTCGCTCGCCACATGGATATAATCCAAAGGCTCGAATGGGCAGATTATGAACCGGCCAGCGACAAAGGCCACTTCCGATACTATCCGAACGGTGCCCTGGTCTACCAACTCCTGGTGGAGTGGTGCGAACAGGTTGCCGTCGATGCTTTCGGAGCGTTACCATTGAGAACGCCGTTTCTGTATCTCTCGGACAGCCAAGCCGTAAAAGACCAGATAGGAATGTTCGAGAAAAATGTCTACCCTGTTTACGGAGGGCGAAATCACGAAGAGTTTGTTCTCCGCTTCAACGATGACCTGGGCCTCTTCGCTGTGATGAAAGACTCGCAGCTAACGCACAGGCATCTGCCCTTCAGAATCTACGAACACACGCCGAGCTTCCGCTACATTCAAAGCGGGACATTGGCCGGGATCAGTAAAGGGAGATATTTCTCTCTGACTGATGTCCATAGTTTCTGCGCAGACATGAAACAGGGATTTGCGGAGTATGCGGAGATCCAAAAAATTCTGACGGCGGTTGCCAAAGGTGTCGGCATAAACCTTGCGATACACTTCAAAGTGACGCGAGATTTCTATCCGACAGCCAAAGCCACCATGGTTGCAATGCTGTCCAGTCGGGAAAAAATGCTCGTCGAGATGATTCCCAGTCAGCGTCAGTATTGGGCGATGAAGCACATCGCCTGCACAGACCATCCGCAGAGATTATTTCACGTTCAGTTTGATCTGGATAATTCAGGGCGTTTCGGTATTAAGTATATCGCGTCCAACGGAAGCCAAAAAAACTGCGTCATCATTCACACAGCGCTCGGTACGCCCGAGAGATGGATGGTTATTGCAATTGAAGACGCCCTGAAGAAGGATCCGCCGACTCTGCCGTTGTGGCTCTCGCCTACCCAGGTGAGAATCATTCCGGTCTCCGAAAAGAAACACATTGACTTCTGCGTCGGAGTTGCCCGCGACTTGAAGCAACACCGAATCAGGGTCGATGTCGACGAACGGAGCGAGAAGATGGGCTGGCGCATCCGCGCGGCCGAACGGGAATGGATCCCGTACATCGTGGTTTGTGGCGACAAAGAGCAAGAAGGCGCTCCTCTCTCGATGCGAGTAAGAGGAGGAAAGCAGATCCAGACCAGTGTGTCTGATCTCGCCGACCTGATCCATCGCCAGACTTCCGAAATGCCGTTCAGATCTTTGCCTGGAATGCTGGTCTCCAAAAGACCCGTGTTCAGGGGCAGGGACTAA
- a CDS encoding ABC transporter substrate-binding protein, producing MKKSLIAIITIILLVLVGFAAYLGYQLIKKSEQSQKMEKVRVQAGWLLNGEFANVCSAIVNGFYKEQNLDVELVPGGPVGASFVIATNAVAQDNSLTLGIDGDTVPLLRGVTKQNESEKLRVKAFAAFWNQNPYGFIVRSDSGLNSIKDFTKRKPDGSKYKIGVTADSVAQYAIASYLNVPVSDLDIVIVGFDTTPLLTRQVDALAGYWTTQVYEVEKAGIQYKFLSASELPGWNQQSMVAIATDKVLQEKKDVLERWLKATIKGTEFVQENPKIAAENILDSRCGGPTFNKEQELWVIQKSIPLFDQTKPGWLYENQIMDFANAYKKLGQIPIVPQVSDVTDYSILDAIYEK from the coding sequence ATGAAAAAATCATTAATCGCAATTATTACAATTATTTTGTTGGTCTTAGTCGGTTTCGCGGCCTACTTGGGGTATCAACTAATTAAAAAGAGTGAACAATCGCAAAAAATGGAAAAGGTAAGAGTTCAGGCCGGTTGGCTGCTAAATGGAGAATTTGCAAACGTTTGTTCAGCTATCGTTAATGGTTTTTATAAAGAGCAAAATTTGGATGTGGAACTTGTGCCCGGCGGTCCTGTAGGAGCATCTTTTGTAATAGCAACAAACGCTGTTGCGCAGGATAATTCTTTAACGCTGGGAATCGACGGAGATACGGTGCCGTTGCTAAGAGGAGTAACTAAGCAAAACGAAAGTGAAAAATTAAGGGTAAAAGCATTCGCTGCTTTTTGGAATCAAAATCCATATGGTTTTATAGTTAGGTCTGATTCTGGTTTGAACAGTATAAAAGATTTTACTAAAAGGAAACCTGACGGAAGTAAATATAAAATAGGAGTAACAGCTGATTCAGTTGCTCAATATGCTATAGCTAGTTATCTGAATGTGCCGGTTTCTGATTTAGATATAGTTATTGTCGGATTTGATACCACGCCACTTTTAACAAGACAAGTTGATGCACTTGCAGGTTATTGGACGACACAGGTTTATGAAGTAGAAAAAGCGGGAATTCAATATAAATTTTTAAGTGCTTCGGAATTGCCAGGATGGAATCAGCAATCTATGGTGGCAATAGCAACTGATAAGGTGTTGCAAGAGAAAAAAGATGTTTTGGAGCGCTGGCTCAAAGCAACTATTAAAGGAACCGAATTTGTACAAGAAAATCCAAAGATAGCAGCGGAAAATATTTTGGACAGCCGTTGCGGCGGACCCACATTTAACAAAGAACAGGAACTTTGGGTCATTCAAAAATCAATACCACTTTTTGACCAAACAAAACCTGGCTGGCTTTACGAAAATCAAATTATGGATTTTGCAAACGCATATAAAAAACTCGGGCAGATTCCAATCGTTCCGCAAGTCAGCGACGTAACAGATTACTCCATACTCGATGCTATATATGAAAAATAA